Proteins co-encoded in one Paraburkholderia terrae genomic window:
- a CDS encoding YhdP family protein, translating into MSERNSSADPHEAGRVKPVGGHDHAVLRHTLRVLLGIALFLYFVVVLAVLGLRYIVLPHADSFRPRIEAAVSEKIHAQLKIGKIAPHWTGFQPGLEVTNVTITNRDGKVALNIPHASATVSWSSVWKLAPILSSVIVDKPDLLIERETDGSLTVAGVMVPTTHSGNDTFSTWLLRQEAMILRGGTLRWHDARRDAPEIALHDIRLAILSDGYDHRLALQAPPNGKLLFGPLDFRAHFRHARLAAMGKPINWTGEAYISAGPVDLPTLARYMDFPIETYAGRVDNAIWLQFAQGRVRSASGELSGNNIALRVKPTQPKLDVPVASFSWAVAHDGDDWTLDLNNLRAELGQPPLDDGTPVARILALHTLSSRYRMPSIQHGQLISISGDRVDLGVLVEFSRALPLPKRILNNLVRFNPRGLVANYTIEVERGKPDSGEAATEHREPGAEPIVRYRFKGDLQGISVAAQEPPPGLTARNHPRAGIPGIENLWGTVDADEKHGSIAIDTANAALTLPGVFDDPRLTFDHLSGKGTWTIASAIEPGQQHKAFKVDVSELKVSNADTAAKATASYSNVGSGRGSLDLKADFERAQVTRITRYLPTSISEKLRVYLTHGLQAGVSHGGTIEIHGNLEKFPYSRDPSAGVFRIVAPFKGGRFDPSPYPPRTLKNGAPNVWPALDGIDGTFQLKEKLLRFDVDRAHYKGVAMHKVTGKIDDLGNRASSLIITGDGHGPLADMLDYVNNSALGGMAKHETEKIHAEGPAALALKLTVPRNPPTPPGVTPPKVRVAVEGSLAFENDRLAVDNVPPLSQLRGKVHFTERTAQVDGLSGQFMGGNVHAKGGLDDKGAYALNLSGQVAVDAARDLNLRGLPAQVLTRMNGSAPYDISVRGAKGRLPDVAVHSDLTGLALNFPAPFNKPIGTPMPLDFTFRPTVGNGGSSVDASNGSATNNGLQRADLKFGPIAATYLLRHTPGQPPEVVRGAVGVNRTAELPSEGVIAAVDIDALDADAWRALFLQMRKANEGVAPVPPSATAVQFMPNRFAIHIGTLTLLKRHWESVVVGASHNDRQWQANIASNQVSGHLSWVPGAQPGSPGTLQARLARLVIPSATENDLLGPAINQPAQNIPSIDLVVNELIVRERNIGKLEVNAHNFEDNGTPVWQLDSLAITNPAAVLNATANWRTGRNYGANQDDEAERSTELDFKLDIKDAGLLLERAGLPRTLKAGEGSLSGKLGWRGGPTKPDYPTLNGNLAVDLRHGQILKVDPGVAKLLGVLSLQSLARYASMNFRDVIGEGLPFEHVTGTAQVVNGIGSTNNFELVTAPARAEMKGTVDMTTETQNLNVHIVPTVSAGAGVVAAAIINPLLGLAALVGDIALSHSIEHAFARDYAITGSWAKPHVERVHGDSGNMNAPAAIATPN; encoded by the coding sequence ATGTCCGAGCGAAACTCATCCGCCGACCCGCACGAAGCTGGACGCGTCAAGCCCGTAGGCGGACACGATCACGCAGTGCTGCGGCACACGCTGCGGGTCCTGCTTGGCATCGCGCTGTTCCTGTATTTCGTTGTCGTGCTGGCCGTTCTTGGCCTGCGCTACATCGTGCTGCCGCACGCCGATTCGTTTCGTCCGAGAATCGAGGCGGCCGTCTCCGAAAAGATCCACGCCCAGCTCAAGATCGGCAAGATCGCGCCGCACTGGACGGGCTTCCAGCCCGGCCTCGAAGTCACCAACGTCACCATCACCAACCGCGACGGCAAGGTCGCGCTGAACATTCCGCACGCGAGCGCGACGGTGTCGTGGTCATCCGTCTGGAAGCTCGCGCCGATCCTGTCGAGCGTGATCGTCGACAAACCGGATCTGCTAATTGAGCGTGAAACGGATGGCTCGCTGACCGTTGCGGGAGTGATGGTGCCGACCACGCATTCCGGCAACGACACCTTCAGCACGTGGCTGCTGCGCCAGGAGGCGATGATCCTGCGCGGCGGCACGCTGCGCTGGCACGACGCGCGCCGCGACGCGCCCGAGATCGCGCTACATGACATCCGCCTCGCGATCCTCAGCGACGGCTACGATCACCGGCTCGCGCTGCAGGCGCCGCCCAACGGCAAGCTGCTGTTCGGCCCGCTCGACTTTCGCGCGCACTTCCGGCACGCGCGCCTCGCCGCGATGGGCAAGCCGATCAACTGGACGGGCGAAGCCTACATATCGGCGGGGCCCGTCGATCTGCCGACGCTCGCCCGCTACATGGACTTCCCGATCGAAACCTACGCGGGCCGCGTCGACAACGCGATCTGGCTGCAGTTTGCGCAGGGCCGCGTGCGCTCGGCCTCGGGCGAACTGTCGGGCAACAACATCGCGCTGCGCGTGAAGCCGACGCAGCCGAAGCTCGACGTGCCCGTCGCGAGCTTTTCGTGGGCAGTCGCCCACGACGGCGACGACTGGACGCTCGACCTGAACAACCTGCGCGCCGAACTCGGCCAGCCGCCGCTCGACGACGGCACGCCCGTGGCCCGCATCCTCGCGTTGCACACGCTGTCGAGCCGCTACCGGATGCCGAGCATCCAGCACGGCCAGCTGATCAGCATTTCGGGCGATCGCGTCGATCTGGGCGTGCTCGTGGAATTCAGCCGCGCGCTGCCGCTGCCCAAACGCATTCTGAACAACCTCGTGCGCTTCAACCCACGCGGGCTGGTAGCCAACTACACGATCGAAGTCGAGCGCGGCAAGCCCGATTCGGGCGAGGCCGCCACCGAGCATCGCGAGCCGGGCGCGGAACCCATCGTGCGGTATCGCTTCAAGGGCGATCTGCAGGGCATCAGCGTCGCCGCGCAGGAGCCGCCGCCAGGACTGACCGCGAGGAACCACCCGCGCGCGGGCATTCCGGGCATCGAGAATCTCTGGGGCACGGTCGACGCCGACGAAAAACACGGCTCGATTGCCATCGATACGGCGAACGCGGCGCTCACGCTGCCCGGCGTATTCGACGACCCGCGCCTCACGTTCGATCATCTGAGCGGCAAAGGCACATGGACGATCGCGTCCGCCATCGAGCCAGGCCAGCAGCACAAGGCGTTCAAGGTCGATGTGTCGGAACTGAAGGTGTCGAATGCGGATACGGCCGCGAAGGCGACAGCCAGCTACTCGAACGTCGGCAGCGGGCGCGGCTCGCTCGATCTGAAGGCCGACTTCGAGCGCGCGCAGGTCACGCGGATCACGCGCTATCTGCCTACCAGCATCAGTGAAAAACTGCGCGTCTATCTGACCCACGGCTTGCAGGCGGGCGTGTCACACGGCGGCACGATCGAGATTCACGGCAATCTTGAGAAATTCCCCTACTCGCGTGACCCGAGCGCGGGCGTGTTCAGAATCGTCGCGCCGTTCAAGGGCGGGCGTTTCGACCCGTCGCCGTATCCGCCGCGCACATTGAAAAACGGCGCGCCGAACGTGTGGCCCGCGCTGGACGGCATCGACGGCACGTTCCAGCTGAAAGAGAAACTGCTGCGCTTCGACGTGGACCGCGCGCATTACAAGGGCGTCGCCATGCACAAGGTGACGGGCAAGATCGACGACCTCGGCAACCGCGCATCGAGCCTCATCATCACGGGCGACGGACACGGGCCGCTCGCCGACATGCTCGACTACGTGAACAACAGCGCGCTCGGCGGGATGGCGAAGCATGAAACGGAAAAGATTCATGCCGAAGGCCCCGCCGCGCTCGCGCTCAAGCTGACGGTACCGCGCAACCCGCCCACGCCGCCGGGCGTCACGCCGCCGAAAGTGCGTGTCGCGGTGGAAGGCTCGCTCGCGTTCGAGAACGACCGGCTTGCGGTGGACAACGTCCCGCCGCTGTCGCAGTTGCGCGGCAAAGTGCATTTCACCGAGCGCACCGCGCAGGTCGACGGGCTGTCGGGGCAGTTCATGGGCGGCAACGTGCATGCGAAGGGCGGCCTCGACGACAAAGGCGCCTATGCGCTCAACCTGTCAGGCCAGGTCGCCGTCGATGCCGCCCGCGACCTGAATCTGCGCGGCCTGCCCGCGCAGGTGCTGACGCGGATGAACGGCAGCGCGCCCTACGACATCAGCGTACGCGGCGCGAAAGGCCGTTTGCCCGATGTCGCCGTTCACTCGGACCTGACGGGGCTCGCGCTCAATTTCCCTGCGCCGTTCAATAAACCGATCGGCACGCCGATGCCACTCGACTTCACGTTCCGGCCGACTGTCGGGAACGGCGGCAGCAGCGTGGACGCAAGCAACGGCAGCGCGACGAACAACGGGTTGCAACGCGCCGACCTCAAGTTCGGTCCGATCGCGGCGACCTATCTGCTGCGCCACACGCCTGGCCAGCCGCCCGAAGTCGTGCGCGGCGCGGTCGGCGTGAACCGCACGGCGGAGTTGCCGTCGGAAGGCGTGATCGCCGCCGTGGACATCGACGCGCTCGACGCCGACGCGTGGCGCGCCCTGTTCCTGCAGATGCGCAAGGCCAACGAAGGCGTCGCCCCCGTACCGCCCAGCGCGACGGCCGTGCAGTTCATGCCGAACCGTTTCGCGATCCACATCGGCACGCTGACCTTGCTCAAGCGCCACTGGGAAAGCGTGGTGGTCGGCGCCTCGCACAACGATCGCCAGTGGCAGGCGAACATCGCGTCGAACCAGGTGTCGGGCCACCTGTCGTGGGTGCCGGGCGCGCAGCCGGGATCGCCGGGCACGCTGCAGGCGCGGCTCGCGCGACTCGTGATTCCGTCGGCGACCGAGAACGATCTGCTTGGCCCGGCGATCAACCAGCCCGCGCAGAACATTCCGTCGATCGATCTCGTCGTCAACGAACTGATCGTGCGCGAGCGCAACATCGGCAAGCTCGAAGTCAACGCGCATAACTTCGAGGACAACGGCACGCCCGTCTGGCAACTCGATTCGCTCGCGATCACCAACCCGGCCGCCGTACTGAACGCGACGGCGAACTGGCGCACGGGCCGCAATTACGGCGCGAACCAGGACGACGAAGCCGAGCGGAGCACCGAGCTCGATTTCAAACTGGACATCAAGGACGCGGGTCTGCTGCTCGAACGCGCCGGCCTCCCGCGCACACTGAAGGCGGGTGAAGGGTCGCTGTCGGGCAAGCTTGGCTGGCGCGGCGGCCCGACCAAGCCCGACTATCCGACGCTCAACGGCAATCTGGCCGTCGATCTGCGGCACGGGCAGATTCTCAAGGTCGATCCGGGCGTCGCGAAGCTGCTCGGCGTGCTGAGCCTGCAAAGCCTCGCGCGCTACGCGTCGATGAATTTCCGCGACGTGATCGGCGAAGGGCTGCCGTTCGAACACGTGACGGGCACCGCGCAGGTCGTGAACGGCATCGGCTCGACGAACAACTTCGAACTGGTGACAGCGCCCGCGCGCGCGGAGATGAAAGGCACCGTCGATATGACCACCGAAACGCAGAACCTGAACGTGCATATCGTGCCGACCGTCAGCGCGGGCGCGGGCGTGGTCGCAGCGGCCATCATCAATCCGCTGCTTGGCCTTGCCGCGCTGGTCGGCGATATCGCGCTGTCGCATTCGATCGAACATGCGTTTGCACGCGATTACGCGATCACGGGCTCATGGGCCAAACCGCACGTCGAGCGGGTACATGGAGATAGCGGTAATATGAACGCGCCGGCCGCCATCGCGACGCCGAACTGA
- a CDS encoding carbon-nitrogen hydrolase family protein, which produces MSDLNTQSAKSFPHAGPFRVAALQMVSTPDRDRNLADADHLIAQAAADGAQLVLLPEYFCFMGHKDTDKLTVREPYGDGPIQRFLADAARRHKVWVIGGTLPLTAPEETRVLNTTLVFDPQGNEAARYDKIHLFNFEKGEESFDEARTIRPGDTVRTFDAPFGRVGLSVCYDLRFPELYRRMGDCALIVVPSAFTYTTGRAHWETLLRARAVENQCYVLAAAQGGKHENGRRTWGHTMLIDPWGEIIDVRDEGAGVVAGNIERSRIDEVRQSLPAWRHRVLS; this is translated from the coding sequence ATGAGCGACCTGAACACGCAGTCCGCGAAGTCCTTTCCCCACGCTGGTCCTTTCCGCGTCGCCGCGCTGCAGATGGTGAGCACGCCGGACCGCGACCGCAATCTCGCCGATGCCGACCACCTGATCGCGCAAGCCGCCGCCGATGGCGCGCAGCTCGTCCTGCTGCCCGAGTACTTCTGCTTCATGGGCCACAAGGACACCGACAAGCTCACCGTGCGCGAACCCTACGGCGACGGCCCGATCCAGCGCTTTCTCGCCGACGCCGCGCGCCGGCACAAGGTCTGGGTGATCGGCGGCACGCTGCCTTTGACCGCGCCTGAAGAAACCCGCGTGCTGAACACGACGCTGGTGTTCGATCCGCAGGGCAACGAGGCCGCGCGCTACGACAAGATCCATCTGTTCAACTTCGAGAAAGGCGAGGAATCGTTCGACGAGGCGCGCACGATCCGCCCCGGCGACACCGTCCGCACGTTCGACGCGCCGTTCGGGCGCGTCGGCCTGTCCGTCTGCTACGATCTACGCTTTCCCGAGCTGTACCGGCGCATGGGCGACTGCGCGCTGATCGTCGTGCCGTCCGCCTTCACGTACACGACGGGCCGCGCGCACTGGGAAACCCTGCTGCGCGCGCGGGCCGTCGAGAACCAGTGCTACGTGCTCGCCGCTGCACAGGGCGGCAAGCATGAAAACGGCCGGCGCACGTGGGGCCACACCATGCTGATCGACCCGTGGGGCGAAATTATCGACGTGCGCGACGAAGGCGCGGGCGTCGTCGCGGGCAATATTGAGCGCTCACGTATCGACGAAGTCCGGCAGAGTCTGCCGGCCTGGCGTCACCGCGTGCTGAGCTGA
- the tldD gene encoding metalloprotease TldD encodes MNIIEPSIRNLATAKDVLLTPYGLDEGVLTRTLAEIFTHRVDYADLYFQATRSEAWSLEEGIVKSGSFSIDQGVGVRAVSGDRTAFAYSDDLSPEAIRQAAIATRAIAKAGGGKQKIKAASTLTGVSGRDLYLPSDPLHSLDATAKVKLLERIEQMARGRDPRITQVMAGLAGEYDVVLVARSDGALAADIRPLVRVSVTVIAEQNGRREIGSGGGGGRYDYGYFTDELLSKYVDDAVHAALVNLDARPAPAGAMTVVLGPGWPGVLLHEAIGHGLEGDFNRKGSSAFAGRIGEQVAAKGVTVVDDGTLPNRRGSLNIDDEGNPTQCTTLIEDGILKGYIQDTLNARLMKMPVTGNARRESYAALPMPRMTNTYMLNGDKDPREIIASVKNGLYAVNFGGGQVDITNGKFVFSASEAYMIENGKITYPVKGATLIGSGPESLKYVSMIGNDMSLDTGVGVCGKEGQSVPVGVGQPTLRIDKMTVGGTV; translated from the coding sequence ATGAACATCATCGAACCCAGCATCCGTAATCTCGCGACGGCCAAAGATGTGCTCCTCACGCCGTACGGCCTCGACGAAGGCGTGCTGACCCGCACCCTCGCCGAAATCTTCACGCATCGCGTCGACTACGCGGACCTGTATTTCCAGGCCACGCGCAGCGAAGCGTGGAGCCTCGAGGAAGGCATCGTCAAATCGGGCAGTTTCAGCATCGACCAGGGCGTCGGCGTGCGCGCCGTGTCGGGCGACCGCACGGCGTTCGCATATTCGGACGACCTGTCGCCTGAAGCGATTCGCCAGGCCGCGATCGCCACGCGCGCGATCGCGAAAGCGGGCGGCGGCAAGCAGAAGATCAAGGCGGCATCGACGCTGACGGGCGTGTCCGGGCGCGATCTGTATCTGCCGTCCGATCCGCTGCATTCGCTCGACGCCACCGCGAAGGTCAAGTTGCTCGAGCGCATCGAACAGATGGCGCGCGGCCGCGATCCGCGCATCACGCAGGTGATGGCGGGCCTCGCGGGCGAATACGACGTCGTGCTGGTTGCGCGCAGCGACGGCGCGCTGGCCGCGGACATCCGCCCGCTCGTGCGCGTATCGGTGACGGTGATCGCCGAGCAGAACGGCCGCCGCGAAATCGGCAGCGGCGGCGGCGGCGGACGCTACGACTACGGCTATTTCACGGATGAACTTCTGTCGAAGTACGTCGACGACGCCGTCCACGCGGCTTTGGTGAACCTCGACGCGCGTCCGGCCCCGGCTGGCGCGATGACCGTCGTGCTCGGACCGGGCTGGCCCGGCGTGCTGCTGCACGAAGCAATCGGCCACGGTCTGGAAGGCGACTTCAACCGCAAGGGCTCGTCGGCGTTCGCCGGGCGCATCGGTGAGCAGGTCGCGGCGAAGGGCGTGACGGTGGTCGACGACGGCACGCTGCCGAATCGCCGCGGCTCGCTCAACATCGACGACGAAGGCAACCCGACGCAGTGTACGACGCTGATCGAAGACGGCATCCTGAAGGGCTATATCCAGGACACGCTGAACGCGCGCCTGATGAAAATGCCCGTGACGGGCAACGCGCGCCGCGAATCGTATGCCGCGCTGCCGATGCCGCGCATGACCAACACGTACATGCTCAACGGCGACAAGGACCCGCGGGAAATCATCGCTTCCGTGAAGAACGGTCTGTATGCGGTGAACTTCGGCGGTGGCCAGGTCGACATCACGAACGGCAAGTTCGTGTTCTCGGCGTCTGAGGCGTACATGATCGAAAACGGCAAGATCACGTATCCCGTCAAGGGCGCGACGCTGATCGGCAGCGGCCCGGAGTCGCTCAAGTATGTGAGCATGATCGGTAACGACATGTCGCTGGATACTGGCGTCGGCGTGTGCGGCAAGGAAGGCCAGAGCGTGCCCGTCGGCGTCGGTCAGCCTACGCTGCGAATCGACAAGATGACGGTCGGCGGCACGGTGTGA
- the aroG gene encoding 3-deoxy-7-phosphoheptulonate synthase AroG, whose translation MPPHNTDDVRIRELKELTPPAHLIREFPCDEKVSDLIFNARQSMHRILHGMDDRLIVIIGPCSIHDPKAAMEYAGRLIEQRKRFAGELEVVMRVYFEKPRTTVGWKGLINDPYMDNSFKINDGLRAARELLMKINELGLPAGTEYLDMISPQYIADLISWGAIGARTTESQVHRELASGLSCPVGFKNGTDGNVKIAVDAIKAASQPHHFLSVTKGGHSAIVSTAGNEDCHIILRGGKTTNYDADSVNAACSDIGKAGLAARLMIDASHANSSKKHENQIPVCADIGRQIAAGDERIVGVMVESHLVAGRQDLQEGCELTYGQSVTDACIGWDDSIGVLEGLADAVKQRRIARGSGN comes from the coding sequence ATGCCCCCGCACAATACCGACGATGTCCGCATCCGTGAATTGAAAGAACTGACGCCGCCCGCGCACCTGATCCGCGAATTCCCGTGCGACGAGAAGGTGTCGGATCTGATCTTCAACGCGCGCCAGTCGATGCATCGGATCCTGCACGGCATGGACGACCGCCTGATCGTCATCATCGGACCGTGTTCGATTCACGACCCGAAGGCCGCGATGGAATACGCCGGCCGCCTGATCGAGCAGCGCAAGCGCTTCGCTGGCGAACTGGAAGTCGTGATGCGCGTGTACTTCGAAAAGCCGCGCACGACGGTGGGCTGGAAGGGCCTCATCAACGACCCGTACATGGACAACAGCTTCAAGATCAACGACGGCCTGCGCGCCGCGCGCGAGCTGCTGATGAAGATCAACGAGCTGGGTCTGCCCGCCGGCACCGAATACCTCGACATGATCAGCCCGCAGTACATCGCCGATCTGATCTCGTGGGGCGCGATCGGCGCGCGCACGACGGAGTCACAAGTGCATCGCGAACTCGCGTCGGGCCTGTCGTGCCCCGTGGGCTTCAAGAACGGCACCGACGGCAACGTGAAGATCGCCGTCGACGCGATCAAGGCGGCATCGCAGCCGCACCATTTCCTGTCGGTGACCAAGGGTGGCCACTCGGCGATCGTCTCGACGGCAGGCAATGAGGACTGCCACATCATCCTGCGCGGCGGCAAGACGACGAACTATGACGCCGACAGTGTGAACGCCGCATGCAGCGACATCGGCAAGGCCGGCCTTGCAGCGCGCCTGATGATCGACGCGAGCCACGCAAACAGCTCGAAGAAGCACGAGAACCAGATTCCCGTGTGCGCGGATATCGGCCGCCAGATCGCGGCGGGTGACGAGCGCATCGTCGGCGTGATGGTCGAATCGCATCTGGTCGCGGGCCGTCAGGACCTGCAGGAAGGCTGCGAGTTGACCTACGGCCAGAGCGTCACGGACGCCTGCATCGGCTGGGACGACAGCATCGGCGTGCTGGAAGGTCTCGCGGATGCCGTCAAGCAGCGCCGCATTGCACGCGGCAGCGGCAACTGA
- a CDS encoding type II toxin-antitoxin system RelE/ParE family toxin: MELEKEIRWVGSSYNDLLAFPDESRRQAGFQLAKVQAGLDPDNWKPFDIAGAGTREIRVNEQEGAFRVMYVAKFVEAVYVLHCFHKKTQATSRQDREIAEARYRAVANVRKV; this comes from the coding sequence ATGGAGCTGGAAAAAGAGATTCGCTGGGTCGGCTCCAGCTACAACGATCTGCTCGCGTTCCCGGATGAATCGCGCCGCCAGGCTGGCTTTCAGCTCGCCAAGGTGCAGGCGGGGCTCGATCCGGACAACTGGAAGCCGTTTGATATCGCCGGCGCGGGTACGCGCGAAATTCGCGTCAACGAGCAGGAAGGCGCATTTCGCGTGATGTACGTCGCCAAGTTTGTCGAAGCCGTTTATGTGCTGCACTGCTTCCATAAGAAGACGCAGGCTACCAGCCGGCAGGACAGGGAAATCGCCGAGGCGCGCTACCGCGCCGTGGCCAATGTGAGGAAAGTATGA
- a CDS encoding helix-turn-helix domain-containing protein yields the protein MKTIDTKVRHVTKPGANLFLELGFPAEEAKRLHAASQKQINDTRLLKEQLMTELSTWIEQHHLKQSEAAEILMVSRPRVSDVVNKKTAKFTIDTLVEMMSRIGKPVTLAVG from the coding sequence ATGAAGACCATCGACACCAAGGTCCGTCACGTAACAAAACCGGGCGCGAATCTGTTTCTCGAGCTCGGCTTCCCCGCAGAAGAGGCGAAGCGCCTGCATGCCGCGTCGCAAAAGCAGATCAACGACACGCGGCTGCTCAAGGAACAGCTGATGACCGAGCTGTCCACGTGGATCGAGCAGCATCATCTTAAGCAGTCTGAAGCTGCGGAAATCCTGATGGTGTCGCGGCCGCGCGTGTCGGATGTCGTCAACAAGAAGACGGCCAAATTCACCATCGATACCCTCGTCGAAATGATGAGCCGTATCGGTAAGCCTGTGACGCTCGCGGTCGGCTGA
- a CDS encoding cob(I)yrinic acid a,c-diamide adenosyltransferase yields MGNRLSKIATRTGDDGTTGLGDGKRVRKDDARIAAIGDVDELNSNIGVLLCESLPDDVRAALTSIQHDLFDLGGELCIPGHSMIADTHLAQLDAWLAEYNATLPPLKEFILPAGTRAASLAHVCRTVCRRAERAIVALGAVETINDAPRRYVNRLSDLLFVLARVLNRVDGGADVLWRHDRGANRPDRQRGE; encoded by the coding sequence ATGGGCAACCGCTTGAGCAAGATCGCGACGCGCACGGGCGACGACGGCACCACGGGTCTCGGCGACGGCAAGCGCGTGCGCAAGGACGACGCGCGCATTGCCGCGATCGGCGACGTCGATGAACTGAACTCGAACATCGGCGTGCTGCTGTGCGAAAGCTTGCCCGACGATGTCCGCGCCGCGCTCACGTCGATCCAGCACGATCTGTTCGATCTCGGCGGCGAACTATGCATCCCAGGCCATTCGATGATTGCCGATACCCATCTCGCGCAACTCGACGCGTGGCTTGCCGAATACAACGCGACGCTGCCGCCGCTCAAGGAATTCATTCTGCCTGCCGGCACGCGCGCCGCTTCGCTTGCGCATGTGTGCCGCACCGTTTGCCGGCGCGCGGAACGCGCGATCGTCGCGCTTGGCGCTGTCGAGACGATCAACGATGCGCCGCGCCGATATGTGAACCGGCTGTCCGATCTGCTGTTCGTGCTGGCACGCGTGCTGAACCGCGTGGACGGCGGCGCCGACGTGCTATGGCGGCACGACCGCGGCGCGAACAGGCCGGATCGGCAACGCGGCGAATAG
- a CDS encoding FAD-binding oxidoreductase, producing the protein MNHPVPPAPVRRPFPPELLTALKSAFGERVSTSEAVRAHHGRDESPFDPQLPDAVVFANSTEDVQNIVKLCGQYDVPIIPYGNGSSLEGHLLAVQGGVSIDLSGMNRVLSINAEDLTVTVEPGISRKQLNEALRDTGLFFPIDPGADASIGGMSATRASGTNAVRYGTMRENVLGLTVVLADGRVTQTGTRARKSSAGYDLTRLFVGSEGTLGVITEITVRLYPQPEAVSAAVCTFPSMGDAVRAVIETIQIGVPIARVEFVDSLAVRSINRHSNLTLREAPTLFFEFHGTEAGVKEQAELVQEIAAQNSGEGFEWATRPEDRSRLWNARHNAYFAMLQLKPGSRAVTTDVCVPISRLAECVVETEEDLKASPLPCPIVGHVGDGNFHVAMLIDPNKPEELEEAERLNHRIVQRALRMDGTCTGEHGVGLHKMGFLVEEHGPVAVDVMRSIKHSLDPRNLMNPGKIFTWA; encoded by the coding sequence GTGAACCATCCCGTGCCGCCCGCCCCCGTGCGCCGCCCCTTTCCTCCTGAACTTCTCACTGCGCTCAAGTCGGCATTCGGCGAACGCGTATCCACGTCCGAAGCCGTCCGAGCCCATCACGGCCGCGACGAGTCGCCATTCGACCCACAACTGCCCGACGCCGTCGTCTTCGCGAACAGCACCGAAGACGTACAGAACATCGTCAAGCTGTGCGGTCAATACGACGTGCCCATCATTCCGTATGGCAACGGTTCTTCGCTCGAAGGCCATCTGCTCGCCGTGCAAGGCGGTGTGTCGATCGACCTTTCGGGAATGAACCGCGTGCTGTCGATCAACGCGGAAGATCTGACCGTCACCGTCGAGCCCGGCATTTCGCGCAAACAGTTGAACGAAGCGTTGCGGGACACAGGTCTGTTCTTCCCCATCGATCCGGGCGCCGATGCAAGCATCGGCGGGATGTCGGCGACGCGCGCGTCGGGCACGAACGCCGTGCGCTACGGCACGATGCGCGAAAACGTACTCGGCCTGACCGTCGTGCTCGCGGATGGCCGCGTGACCCAGACGGGTACGCGCGCGCGCAAGTCGTCGGCGGGCTACGACCTCACGCGCCTGTTCGTCGGCTCGGAAGGCACGCTCGGCGTGATCACCGAAATCACCGTGCGCCTGTACCCGCAGCCCGAAGCGGTATCGGCGGCTGTCTGCACGTTCCCTTCAATGGGCGATGCCGTACGCGCGGTGATCGAAACCATCCAGATCGGCGTGCCGATCGCGCGCGTCGAGTTCGTCGATTCGCTCGCCGTCCGCTCGATCAACCGTCATTCGAACCTGACGCTGCGCGAAGCGCCCACGCTGTTCTTCGAGTTTCACGGCACGGAAGCCGGCGTGAAGGAACAAGCTGAACTGGTTCAGGAAATCGCCGCGCAGAACAGCGGCGAAGGCTTCGAGTGGGCGACGCGTCCGGAAGACCGCAGCCGTCTGTGGAACGCACGTCACAACGCGTACTTTGCGATGCTGCAACTCAAGCCCGGCAGCCGCGCCGTCACCACCGACGTTTGCGTGCCCATCTCGCGGCTCGCCGAATGCGTGGTCGAAACGGAAGAAGACCTGAAAGCCTCACCGCTGCCCTGCCCGATCGTCGGGCACGTCGGCGACGGCAACTTCCACGTCGCGATGCTGATCGACCCGAACAAGCCGGAAGAACTGGAGGAAGCGGAGCGCCTGAATCATCGCATCGTGCAGCGCGCGCTGCGCATGGACGGCACCTGTACGGGCGAACATGGCGTGGGCCTGCACAAGATGGGCTTTCTGGTCGAAGAACACGGCCCCGTTGCCGTCGACGTGATGCGCTCGATCAAGCATTCGCTCGATCCGCGCAACCTGATGAATCCGGGCAAGATCTTTACGTGGGCCTAG